A window of the Arachis duranensis cultivar V14167 chromosome 5, aradu.V14167.gnm2.J7QH, whole genome shotgun sequence genome harbors these coding sequences:
- the LOC107489574 gene encoding uncharacterized protein LOC107489574 — MPCFFSSFFSSFLLLRLFLARLHQLPPSSLPSFPSRVNTRAMDSLSTVSPSMVLPPLNPFNRHTRHLALFSRAPLPPSLLSSSTSFSKLFSISFIRRRTRRTTRGLNDVSCSAGGADDVKGSKNDGGYDEEEEVERALHMDGTIPGTSDEFVKRVSSRAYDMRRHLQQSFDTSSYDVLDSNPWRETSKPVYVLTQKENQLWTMKTRRNRSEVERELGLLFSKGGNWRSGLGNQSKQARGGTKFQMLVEDIREGVLVFEDENEAVKYCDLLQGGGQGCEGVAEIEASSIFDLCQKMRALAVLFRRGRTPPLPESLQLNLRARKRSLEDQDDWERKKKKKKKNAKMYKIIKATKKNVQNYY; from the exons aTGCCTTGTTTCTTCTCTAGTTTCTTCTCTAGTTTTCTTCTTCTACGGCTCTTCCTTGCGCGCCTCCACCAGcttcctccttcttctcttcCATCATTCCCATCACGCGTCAACACGCGAGCGATGGATTCCCTCTCCACTGTCTCCCCTTCCATGGTGCTCCCTCCACTAAATCCTTTCAACCGCCACACGCGCCACCTTGCACTCTTCTCACGCGCCCCTCTCCCTCCCAGTCTTCTCTCTTCCTCGACGTCTTTCTCCAAACTCTTCAGCATCAGCTTCatcagaagaagaacaagaaggaCCACGAGAGGCTTAAACGACGTCTCGTGCAGCGCTGGCGGTGCCGACGACGTTAAGGGAAGCAAAAACGACGGTGGATACGATGAAGAAGAGGAGGTTGAGAGGGCGCTTCATATGGACGGGACCATCCCTGGAACCTCCGACGAGTTCGTCAAGCGTGTCTCGTCTCGCGCTTACGACATGCGCAGGCATCTCCAACAATCCTTCGATACCAGTAGCTACGACG TATTAGATTCCAACCCTTGGAGAGAAACTTCAAAGCCTGTTTATGTACTAACGCAAAAGGAAAATCAATTGTGGACAATGAAAACCCGAAGAAATAGAAG TGAGGTTGAGCGAGAGCTTGGCTTATTATTTTCCAAAGGAGGCAACTGGAGATCTGGACTTGGGAATCAGTCCAAACAAGCAAGGGGAGGGACAAAGTTTCAAATGCTTGTGGAAGATATTAGAGAGGGAGTGCTG GTATTTGAAGATGAAAATGAAGCAGTAAAGTACTGTGACTTGCTACAAGGAGGTGGTCAAGGTTGCGAGGGTGTTGCTGAGATAGAAGCCTCATCG ATATTTGATCTTTGCCAGAAAATGAGGGCTCTTGCAGTTCTATTCCGCAGAGGGAGGACACCTCCACTACCCGAAAGCCTTCAGCTCAATCTGCGAGCTCGGAAACGGTCACTTGAAGACCAGGACGACtgggaaagaaaaaagaaaaagaaaaagaaaaatgctaagatgtataaaattattaaagcCACGAAAAAAAATgtacaaaattattattag